A single window of Malus sylvestris chromosome 5, drMalSylv7.2, whole genome shotgun sequence DNA harbors:
- the LOC126621894 gene encoding inorganic phosphate transporter 1-4 isoform X2, translated as MPVEIPSCERIGCCLPINIRIPSFSFSHHQISSSLARSLPTDKKKKVGEKEREEREFVKASLAMAKEQLQVLNALDVAKTQWYHFTAIIIAGMGFFTDAYDLFCISLVTKLLGRIYYHVEGAEKPGTLPPNVSAAVNGVAFCGTLAGQLFFGWLGDKMGRKKVYGMTLMLMVICSIASGLSFGHTPTTVMSTLCFFRFWLGFGIGGDYPLSATIMSEYANKKTRGAFIAAVFAMQGFGILAGGIFAIICSAAFNANFDAPTYKVNALASTVPQADYLWRIIVMVGAIPAALTYYWRMKMPETARYTALVAKNAKQAASDMSKVLQVEIEAEPQKAEPTANAFALFSKEFMHRHGLHLLGTTSTWFLLDIAFYSQNLFQKDIFSAIGWIPPAETMNAIEEVYRIARAQTLIALCSTVPGYWFTVAFIDRIGRFAIQLMGFFFMTVFMFALAIPYEHWTHKDNRIGFVVIYSLTFFFANFGPNATTFVVPAEIFPARFRSTCHGISAASGKLGAIVGAFGFLYLAQNKDKNKTDAGYPPGIGVKNSLLVLGVVNFLGILFTFLVPESNGRSLEEMSGENEEESETRTVELEQSNYNNRTVPVV; from the exons ATGCCGGTGGAAATTCCTTCGTGTGAACGCATTGGCTGCTGCCTGCCTATAAATATTCGCATCCcttcattttccttttctcACCATCAAATTTCTTCATCTCTCGCTCGCTCGCTCCCAACAG ataaaaaaaaaaaagttggtgagaaagaaagagaagagagagaatttgTAAAAGCTAGCTTAGCCATGGCTAAAGAGCAATTACAGGTTCTCAATGCACTTGACGTAGCAAAaacacaatggtaccatttCACTGCAATTATCATTGCTGGAATGGGATTCTTCACAGatgcatatgatctcttctgcATTTCTTTGGTGACCAAGTTGCTCGGCCGCATATACTACCACGTTGAAGGCGCAGAGAAGCCCGGGACATTGCCTCCGAATGTGTCAGCTGCCGTAAATGGTGTGGCGTTTTGTGGAACCTTAGCAGGCCAGCTCTTCTTTGGCTGGCTTGGTGACAAGATGGGAAGGAAGAAAGTTTATGGAATGACTCTTATGCTTATGGTCATATGTTCTATTGCTTCAGGTCTCTCATTTGGGCATACCCCAACAACCGTAATGTCAACGCTTTGTTTCTTCCGGTTCTGGCTAGGGTTTGGTATTGGCGGTGACTACCCTCTTTCTGCCACAATCATGTCTGAGTATGCTAACAAGAAGACTCGGGGCGCTTTCATTGCCGCGGTCTTTGCCATGCAGGGGTTTGGAATTTTAGCAGGTGGGATATTTGCTATTATCTGTTCGGCCGCGTTTAATGCCAATTTTGATGCTCCAACATATAAGGTCAATGCACTTGCCTCAACCGTTCCACAAGCGGACTATCTGTGGAGGATTATTGTGATGGTAGGAGCAATCCCAGCTGCACTGACTTACTACTGGCGCATGAAGATGCCTGAAACTGCCCGTTACACCGCCCTTGTTGCAAAGAATGCGAAACAGGCTGCATCCGACATGTCAAAGGTTCTGCAGGTAGAAATTGaagcagaaccccagaaggctGAGCCGACTGCTAATGCATTTGCTTTGTTCTCCAAGGAGTTTATGCACCGTCATGGACTTCACTTGCTTGGAACAACAAGCACTTGGTTCTTACTTGACATTGCATTCTACAGCCAAAATCTGTTCCAAAAGGATATTTTCAGTGCGATCGGATGGATTCCTCCTGCAGAGACAATGAATGCTATTGAAGAAGTTTACAGAATCGCAAGGGCCCAAACTCTTATTGCATTGTGCAGTACTGTCCCTGGCTACTGGTTTACGGTAGCTTTCATTGACAGGATTGGAAGATTTGCAATTCAGTTGATGGGATTCTTCTTCATGACAGTGTTCATGTTTGCACTGGCTATTCCCTACGAACATTGGACTCACAAGGACAACCGAATTGGGTTCGTAGTGATCTACTCATTGACCTTCTTTTTCGCAAACTTCGGTCCTAATGCAACCACATTTGTTGTGCCGGCTGAGATTTTCCCAGCTAGGTTCCGGTCTACGTGTCATGGAATCTCAGCTGCGTCCGGGAAGCTTGGCGCCATAGTTGGTGCATTCGGGTTCTTGTACTTGGCTCAGAACAAAGATAAGAACAAGACAGATGCAGGGTACCCTCCAGGCATCGGGGTTAAAAACTCGCTCCTTGTGTTGGGTGTGGTCAACTTCTTGGGGATATTGTTCAC TTTCTTGGTGCCTGAATCGAATGGGAGGTCGTTGGAGGAGATGTCGGGTGAGAACGAAGAAGAAAGCGAAACCAGGACAGTGGAGTTGGAGCAATCAAACTATAACAACAGGACAGTTCCAGTTGTGTAG
- the LOC126621896 gene encoding inorganic phosphate transporter 1-4-like: MANEQLQVLNALDVAKTQWYHFTAIIIAGMGFFTDAYDLFCISMVTKLLGRIYYHVEGAEKPGTLPPNVSAAVNGVALCGTLAGQRFFGWLGDKMGRKRVYGMTLMLMVICSIASGLSYGHNPKTVMSTLCFFRFWLRFGIGGDYPLSATIMSEYANKKMLNYGQTNNFRLLKKGKEKNFWL, translated from the coding sequence ATGGCTAATGAGCAATTACAGGTTCTCAATGCACTTGATGTAGCAAAaacacaatggtaccatttCACTGCAATTATCATTGCTGGAATGGGATTCTTCACAGatgcatatgatctcttctgcATTTCTATGGTGACCAAGTTGCTCGGCCGCATATACTACCACGTTGAAGGCGCAGAGAAGCCCGGGACATTGCCTCCGAATGTGTCAGCCGCCGTAAATGGTGTGGCGCTTTGTGGAACCTTAGCAGGCCAGCGCTTCTTTGGCTGGCTTGGTGACAAGATGGGAAGGAAGAGAGTTTATGGAATGACTCTTATGCTTATGGTCATATGTTCTATTGCTTCAGGTCTCTCATATGGGCATAACCCAAAAACCGTTATGTCAACGCTTTGTTTCTTCCGGTTCTGGCTACGGTTTGGTATTGGCGGTGACTACCCTCTTTCTGCCACAATCATGTCTGAGTATGCTAACAAGAAGATGTTGAATTATGGCCAAACAAACAACTTTCGGctattaaaaaaaggaaaagaaaaaaacttttggttataa
- the LOC126621894 gene encoding inorganic phosphate transporter 1-4 isoform X1 yields MPVEIPSCERIGCCLPINIRIPSFSFSHHQISSSLARSLPTDKKKKVGEKEREEREFVKASLAMAKEQLQVLNALDVAKTQWYHFTAIIIAGMGFFTDAYDLFCISLVTKLLGRIYYHVEGAEKPGTLPPNVSAAVNGVAFCGTLAGQLFFGWLGDKMGRKKVYGMTLMLMVICSIASGLSFGHTPTTVMSTLCFFRFWLGFGIGGDYPLSATIMSEYANKKTRGAFIAAVFAMQGFGILAGGIFAIICSAAFNANFDAPTYKVNALASTVPQADYLWRIIVMVGAIPAALTYYWRMKMPETARYTALVAKNAKQAASDMSKVLQVEIEAEPQKAEPTANAFALFSKEFMHRHGLHLLGTTSTWFLLDIAFYSQNLFQKDIFSAIGWIPPAETMNAIEEVYRIARAQTLIALCSTVPGYWFTVAFIDRIGRFAIQLMGFFFMTVFMFALAIPYEHWTHKDNRIGFVVIYSLTFFFANFGPNATTFVVPAEIFPARFRSTCHGISAASGKLGAIVGAFGFLYLAQNKDKNKTDAGYPPGIGVKNSLLVLGVVNFLGILFTFLVPESNGRSLEEMSGENEEESETGTVELEQSSYNNRTVPVV; encoded by the exons ATGCCGGTGGAAATTCCTTCGTGTGAACGCATTGGCTGCTGCCTGCCTATAAATATTCGCATCCcttcattttccttttctcACCATCAAATTTCTTCATCTCTCGCTCGCTCGCTCCCAACAG ataaaaaaaaaaaagttggtgagaaagaaagagaagagagagaatttgTAAAAGCTAGCTTAGCCATGGCTAAAGAGCAATTACAGGTTCTCAATGCACTTGACGTAGCAAAaacacaatggtaccatttCACTGCAATTATCATTGCTGGAATGGGATTCTTCACAGatgcatatgatctcttctgcATTTCTTTGGTGACCAAGTTGCTCGGCCGCATATACTACCACGTTGAAGGCGCAGAGAAGCCCGGGACATTGCCTCCGAATGTGTCAGCTGCCGTAAATGGTGTGGCGTTTTGTGGAACCTTAGCAGGCCAGCTCTTCTTTGGCTGGCTTGGTGACAAGATGGGAAGGAAGAAAGTTTATGGAATGACTCTTATGCTTATGGTCATATGTTCTATTGCTTCAGGTCTCTCATTTGGGCATACCCCAACAACCGTAATGTCAACGCTTTGTTTCTTCCGGTTCTGGCTAGGGTTTGGTATTGGCGGTGACTACCCTCTTTCTGCCACAATCATGTCTGAGTATGCTAACAAGAAGACTCGGGGCGCTTTCATTGCCGCGGTCTTTGCCATGCAGGGGTTTGGAATTTTAGCAGGTGGGATATTTGCTATTATCTGTTCGGCCGCGTTTAATGCCAATTTTGATGCTCCAACATATAAGGTCAATGCACTTGCCTCAACCGTTCCACAAGCGGACTATCTGTGGAGGATTATTGTGATGGTAGGAGCAATCCCAGCTGCACTGACTTACTACTGGCGCATGAAGATGCCTGAAACTGCCCGTTACACCGCCCTTGTTGCAAAGAATGCGAAACAGGCTGCATCCGACATGTCAAAGGTTCTGCAGGTAGAAATTGaagcagaaccccagaaggctGAGCCGACTGCTAATGCATTTGCTTTGTTCTCCAAGGAGTTTATGCACCGTCATGGACTTCACTTGCTTGGAACAACAAGCACTTGGTTCTTACTTGACATTGCATTCTACAGCCAAAATCTGTTCCAAAAGGATATTTTCAGTGCGATCGGATGGATTCCTCCTGCAGAGACAATGAATGCTATTGAAGAAGTTTACAGAATCGCAAGGGCCCAAACTCTTATTGCATTGTGCAGTACTGTCCCTGGCTACTGGTTTACGGTAGCTTTCATTGACAGGATTGGAAGATTTGCAATTCAGTTGATGGGATTCTTCTTCATGACAGTGTTCATGTTTGCACTGGCTATTCCCTACGAACATTGGACTCACAAGGACAACCGAATTGGGTTCGTAGTGATCTACTCATTGACCTTCTTTTTCGCAAACTTCGGTCCTAATGCAACCACATTTGTTGTGCCGGCTGAGATTTTCCCAGCTAGGTTCCGGTCTACGTGTCATGGAATCTCAGCTGCGTCCGGGAAGCTTGGCGCCATAGTTGGTGCATTCGGGTTCTTGTACTTGGCTCAGAACAAAGATAAGAACAAGACAGATGCAGGGTACCCTCCAGGCATCGGGGTTAAAAACTCGCTCCTTGTGTTGGGTGTGGTCAACTTCTTGGGGATATTGTTCACCTTCTTGGTGCCTGAATCGAATGGGAGGTCGTTGGAGGAGATGTCGGGTGAGAACGAAGAAGAAAGCGAAACCGGGACAGTGGAGTTGGAGCAATCAAGCTATAACAACAGGACAGTTCCAGTTGTGTAG